In a single window of the Necator americanus strain Aroian chromosome X, whole genome shotgun sequence genome:
- a CDS encoding hypothetical protein (NECATOR_CHRX.G22376.T2): protein MHQSSAESRQDDVHAERTGLGCPIHAQRNEHIRVHQLRLSGSGTKHDDYLTPELGRRRQAAWGAYKSIEDVVKKTRNTRLRAHLFNTTVPPALTYASETWAFRKQEENAVSVIERAIERVMLGVSRSTQVRDGIQSSLLRQRSKIRDAAAFAKESKIRWAGHVMRFNDNRWTRAVSDWVPRDIKRTTGRPPTRWSDFFTKSFKEKYDALRVPRERRNHWATLARVRNKWKNYWRPLDQFEDQRVSR from the coding sequence atgcatcagtcttcagctgaatctagacaagacgatgttcatgcggaacggacgggtctcggatgccccattcacgctcaacggaacgaacatatccgagtgcaccagctacgtttatctgggtcgggaactaaACATGATGActacctgacccccgagctgggcaggaggagacaagcggcttggggagcgtacaagagcatcgaggatgtagtgaagaagaccaggaacacccggctccgtgctcacctcttcaacaccaccgtacctcctgctttgacctatgcttcggaaacctgggcatttcgcaagcaggaagaaaacgcggtgagcgtcattgaacgcgcaattgagagagtgatgctaggagtatcccgttccacgcaagtgagggacgggattcaaagttctctcctacgtcagcgatcgaagattagagacgccgccgcgtttgccaaggaaagtaaaataaggtgggccggacacgtgatgcgctttaacgacaaccgttggaccagagccgtgagcgactgggttccccgcgatattaagcgcactacaggaagaccgccgacccgatggtcagatttcttcacgaagtcctttaaagaaaagtatgatgctcttcgtgtcccacgcgaaaggaggaaccactgggctactctggcacgcgtccggaacaaatggaagaattactggcgcccgctcgaccagttcgaagatcaacgggtgtcaaggtga
- a CDS encoding hypothetical protein (NECATOR_CHRX.G22374.T1) translates to MTLVDRTISNGSLTMKIYEKIVGEMPPLTSTVRSKTSSLNPWYVGGISTSAQKRYRSMVKLVLEILLPSSTRLRDALKVKPNAIATLFTR, encoded by the coding sequence ATGACTTTAGTTGACCGAACTATCAGTAACGGATCGCTTACTAtgaaaatttatgagaaaataGTCGGAGAAATGCCGCCGCTAACATCTACGGTGCGTTCAAAGACATCATCTCTAAACCCATGGTATGTCGGTGGTATCAGCACTTCTGCTCAGAAGAGATATCGTTCGATGGTTAAACTCGTTCTGGAGATACTCCTGCCTTCGTCAACGAGACTACGCGATGCTTTGAAAGTGAAGCCTAATGCCATTGCCACGCTATTCACCAGGTAA
- a CDS encoding hypothetical protein (NECATOR_CHRX.G22375.T1), with amino-acid sequence MPLPRYSPGKRFEPGNVCLQHFIMFSCYEVDQPKDLRTTVESLILGQKTKKTCIRVEELAILLYYLVLLIASMQLLSTDNHLLLNIGAGSENTYLFAVATVLRHRN; translated from the coding sequence ATGCCATTGCCACGCTATTCACCAGGTAAACGCTTTGAGCCTGGTAACGTCTGTCTACAACATTTCATCATGTTCTCATGTTACGAGGTTGACCAGCCAAAAGACTTAAGAACTACagtagaatcgctaattcttggacagaagacgaaaaaaacgtGCATCCgcgtcgaagaattagcgattctactCTACTACCTTGTGCTGCTTATTGCCTCAATGCAGCTCCTTTCTACGGACAACCATCTTCTTCTGAATATAGGAGCTGGAAGTGAGAACACTTATCTCTTTGCAGTCGCCACAGTGTTGCGCCACAGAAATTGA
- a CDS encoding hypothetical protein (NECATOR_CHRX.G22376.T1), translating into MWMHQSSAESRQDDVHAERTGLGCPIHAQRNEHIRVHQLRLSGSGTKHDDYLTPELGRRRQAAWGAYKSIEDVVKKTRNTRLRAHLFNTTVPPALTYASETWAFRKQEENAVSVIERAIERVMLGVSRSTQVRDGIQSSLLRQRSKIRDAAAFAKESKIRWAGHVMRFNDNRWTRAVSDWVPRDIKRTTGRPPTRWSDFFTKSFKEKYDALRVPRERRNHWATLARVRNKWKNYWRPLDQFEDQRVSR; encoded by the coding sequence atgtggatgcatcagtcttcagctgaatctagacaagacgatgttcatgcggaacggacgggtctcggatgccccattcacgctcaacggaacgaacatatccgagtgcaccagctacgtttatctgggtcgggaactaaACATGATGActacctgacccccgagctgggcaggaggagacaagcggcttggggagcgtacaagagcatcgaggatgtagtgaagaagaccaggaacacccggctccgtgctcacctcttcaacaccaccgtacctcctgctttgacctatgcttcggaaacctgggcatttcgcaagcaggaagaaaacgcggtgagcgtcattgaacgcgcaattgagagagtgatgctaggagtatcccgttccacgcaagtgagggacgggattcaaagttctctcctacgtcagcgatcgaagattagagacgccgccgcgtttgccaaggaaagtaaaataaggtgggccggacacgtgatgcgctttaacgacaaccgttggaccagagccgtgagcgactgggttccccgcgatattaagcgcactacaggaagaccgccgacccgatggtcagatttcttcacgaagtcctttaaagaaaagtatgatgctcttcgtgtcccacgcgaaaggaggaaccactgggctactctggcacgcgtccggaacaaatggaagaattactggcgcccgctcgaccagttcgaagatcaacgggtgtcaaggtga